A DNA window from Pseudomonas wuhanensis contains the following coding sequences:
- the astD gene encoding succinylglutamate-semialdehyde dehydrogenase, translating into MMNSLYIAGEWLAGQGESFQSVNPVTQQVLWAGEGATAGQVESAVQAARQAFPSWARHTLEERISVLEAFAAALKNHADELARTIGEETGKPLWEAATEVTSMVNKIAISVQSYRERTGEKSGPLGDATAVLRHKPHGVVAVFGPYNFPGHLPNGHIVPALLAGNSVLFKPSELTPKVAELTVKCWIEAGLPAGVLNLLQGARETGIALAANPGIDGLFFTGSSRTGNHLHQQFAGRPDKILALEMGGNNPLVVDQVADLDAAVYTIIQSAFISAGQRCTCARRLLVPQGAWGDTLLARLVAVSSTIEVGAFDQQPAPFMGSVISLGAAKALMDAQEHLLANGAVALLEMTQPQAQSALLTPGILDVTAVADRPDEELFGPLLQVIRYADFEAAIAEANDTAYGLAAGLLSDSEARYQQFWLESRAGIVNWNKQLTGAASSAPFGGVGASGNHRASAYYAADYCAYPVASLETPSLVLPAALTPGVKMA; encoded by the coding sequence ATAATGAATTCGCTATACATCGCCGGTGAATGGCTGGCTGGCCAGGGTGAAAGCTTTCAATCGGTAAACCCGGTGACCCAGCAAGTGCTGTGGGCCGGCGAAGGTGCCACGGCCGGTCAGGTCGAGTCGGCCGTGCAAGCTGCACGTCAGGCGTTCCCGAGCTGGGCTCGCCATACCCTGGAAGAACGCATCAGCGTGCTGGAAGCCTTTGCCGCTGCGCTGAAGAATCACGCTGACGAGCTGGCTCGCACCATCGGCGAAGAAACCGGCAAACCCCTGTGGGAAGCGGCGACTGAAGTCACCAGCATGGTCAACAAGATTGCGATCTCGGTGCAGAGCTACCGCGAACGCACCGGCGAGAAGAGCGGCCCGCTGGGCGACGCCACGGCGGTGTTGCGTCACAAGCCACACGGTGTGGTGGCAGTGTTTGGTCCTTACAACTTCCCCGGCCACTTGCCGAACGGTCACATCGTACCGGCGCTGCTGGCCGGTAACAGTGTGCTGTTCAAGCCCAGCGAGCTGACCCCGAAAGTCGCTGAGCTGACGGTCAAGTGCTGGATCGAAGCCGGTCTGCCGGCTGGCGTGCTGAACCTGCTGCAAGGCGCTCGCGAAACCGGTATCGCCCTGGCGGCGAACCCGGGCATCGACGGTCTGTTCTTCACCGGTTCCAGCCGTACCGGCAATCACCTGCACCAGCAGTTTGCAGGTCGTCCGGACAAGATCCTCGCGCTGGAAATGGGTGGCAACAACCCGCTGGTGGTGGATCAGGTCGCGGACCTCGATGCCGCCGTTTACACCATCATTCAGTCGGCATTCATTTCTGCCGGTCAGCGGTGCACTTGTGCCCGTCGCTTGCTGGTGCCACAAGGCGCCTGGGGCGATACGCTGCTGGCGCGTCTGGTGGCGGTCAGTTCGACGATTGAAGTCGGGGCGTTCGATCAGCAACCGGCGCCGTTCATGGGCTCGGTGATTTCCCTCGGCGCTGCGAAAGCGCTGATGGATGCGCAAGAACATCTGCTGGCCAATGGCGCCGTGGCGCTGTTGGAAATGACTCAGCCTCAGGCTCAGTCTGCCTTGCTGACCCCCGGTATTCTGGACGTGACAGCGGTTGCTGATCGCCCGGACGAAGAGCTGTTCGGTCCGCTGCTGCAAGTGATCCGCTACGCTGATTTTGAAGCGGCGATCGCTGAAGCCAATGACACTGCTTATGGCCTGGCGGCTGGCTTGCTGTCGGATTCCGAAGCGCGTTATCAGCAGTTCTGGCTGGAAAGCCGCGCAGGTATCGTCAACTGGAACAAGCAGTTGACCGGTGCTGCGAGCAGCGCGCCATTCGGCGGTGTCGGCGCCTCGGGTAACCATCGCGCCAGCGCCTACTACGCCGCAGATTATTGCGCGTACCCGGTGGCCTCGCTGGAAACCCCGAGCCTGGTGTTGCCAGCGGCCCTGACGCCCGGCGTGAAAATGGCGTAA
- the astA gene encoding arginine N-succinyltransferase yields MIVRPVRSSDLPALIDLARSTGTGLTTLPANEERLAHRVGWAEKTFRGEAGRGDADYLFVLEDDNGRVVGISAIAGAVGLREPWYNFRVGLTVSASQELNIYREIPTLFLANDLTGNSELCSLFLHADFRTGLNGRMLAKARMLFIAEFPQLFGNKIIAEMRGVSDDAGRSPFWESLGRHFFKMEFSQADYLTGVGNKAFIAELMPKFPLYTCFLSPDARNVIGQVHPDTEPALSMLKSEGFSYQGYVDIFDAGPAVECETTKIRAVRDSQALVLAIGTPGDDATPFLIHNRKREDCRITAAPARFAAGTLVVDPLTAKRLQLNAGDQVRAVPLSAARESK; encoded by the coding sequence ATGATCGTTCGTCCCGTACGCAGCAGCGATTTACCCGCTCTGATCGACCTGGCCCGCAGCACCGGCACCGGCCTGACCACCTTGCCGGCCAACGAAGAGCGTCTGGCCCATCGGGTCGGCTGGGCCGAGAAGACCTTCCGCGGCGAAGCCGGGCGGGGCGATGCGGACTACCTGTTCGTGCTCGAAGACGACAACGGCCGCGTGGTGGGCATTTCCGCCATTGCTGGCGCCGTCGGTCTGCGTGAGCCCTGGTACAACTTCCGGGTCGGCCTGACAGTCAGCGCCTCGCAAGAACTGAACATCTATCGCGAAATCCCGACGCTGTTCCTGGCCAACGACCTGACTGGCAACTCTGAGCTGTGCTCGCTGTTCCTGCACGCCGATTTCCGCACTGGCCTCAACGGTCGCATGCTGGCCAAGGCGCGGATGCTGTTCATCGCCGAGTTCCCGCAACTGTTCGGCAACAAGATCATCGCCGAAATGCGCGGTGTGTCCGATGACGCCGGGCGTTCGCCGTTCTGGGAAAGCCTGGGCCGGCACTTCTTCAAGATGGAGTTCAGCCAGGCCGATTACCTCACTGGCGTGGGCAACAAGGCGTTCATCGCCGAACTGATGCCGAAATTCCCGCTGTACACCTGCTTCCTGTCGCCAGACGCGCGCAACGTGATCGGCCAGGTTCACCCGGATACCGAGCCGGCCCTGTCGATGCTCAAGAGTGAAGGGTTCAGCTATCAAGGCTATGTCGATATTTTCGATGCCGGCCCTGCGGTGGAATGCGAAACCACCAAGATCCGTGCAGTGCGTGACAGCCAGGCGCTGGTGCTGGCCATCGGCACCCCGGGTGACGATGCCACGCCATTCCTGATTCATAACCGCAAGCGCGAAGACTGCCGGATCACTGCCGCACCAGCACGCTTCGCCGCCGGCACTTTGGTGGTCGATCCGCTGACCGCCAAACGTCTTCAACTCAACGCTGGCGATCAAGTGCGCGCCGTTCCGTTGTCTGCTGCTCGGGAGTCGAAATAA
- the aruF gene encoding arginine/ornithine succinyltransferase subunit alpha, with protein sequence MLVMRPAQMADLGEVQRLAADSPIGVTSLPDDVERLSDKIAASEASFAAEVSFNGEESYFFVLEDTATGKLVGCSAIVASAGYSEPFYSFRNETFVHASRELKIHNKIHVLSQCHDLTGNSLLTSFYVKPELVGSPWAELNSRGRLLFVASHPERFADSVVTEIVGYSDENGDSPFWDAIGRNFFDLNYAEAERLCGLKSRTFLAELMPHYPIYVPLLPDSAQEAMGQVHPRAQITFDILMREGFETDHYIDIFDGGPTLHARVSGIRSIAQSRVVPVKIGEPVKGAGRQYLVANAQLQDYRAVLLELDYAPGKPVTLDLEAAEALGVGEGASVRLVAV encoded by the coding sequence ATGCTGGTGATGCGCCCCGCGCAAATGGCTGATCTGGGCGAGGTACAGCGTCTGGCTGCGGACAGCCCGATTGGTGTCACTTCCTTGCCGGATGACGTTGAACGCCTGAGCGACAAGATCGCGGCAAGCGAAGCCTCGTTCGCCGCCGAAGTCAGCTTCAACGGTGAAGAGAGTTATTTCTTTGTCCTCGAAGACACGGCCACCGGCAAGCTGGTCGGCTGTTCGGCCATCGTTGCCTCGGCCGGTTATTCCGAGCCGTTCTACAGCTTTCGTAACGAAACGTTCGTGCACGCTTCCCGCGAACTGAAGATCCACAACAAAATCCACGTGCTCTCCCAGTGCCACGACCTGACCGGCAACAGCTTGCTGACCAGTTTCTACGTGAAGCCGGAGTTGGTGGGGTCGCCTTGGGCTGAGCTCAATTCCCGTGGTCGCCTGTTGTTCGTGGCCAGCCATCCGGAGCGCTTTGCTGATTCGGTAGTCACCGAGATCGTCGGTTACAGCGACGAAAATGGCGACTCGCCGTTCTGGGATGCCATCGGTCGCAACTTCTTCGACCTCAACTACGCCGAAGCCGAGCGTCTGTGTGGCCTGAAAAGCCGCACGTTCCTGGCCGAGCTGATGCCGCATTACCCAATCTACGTGCCGTTGCTGCCGGACTCCGCTCAAGAGGCGATGGGCCAGGTGCACCCACGGGCGCAGATCACTTTTGACATCCTGATGCGCGAAGGCTTCGAGACCGATCACTACATCGACATTTTCGACGGTGGCCCGACTCTGCACGCCCGCGTCTCGGGGATCCGTTCGATCGCCCAGAGCCGTGTAGTGCCGGTGAAGATCGGTGAGCCGGTCAAAGGTGCCGGTCGTCAATATCTGGTGGCCAACGCCCAGTTGCAGGATTACCGCGCCGTTTTGCTTGAGCTCGATTACGCGCCGGGCAAACCCGTAACCCTGGATCTTGAAGCGGCCGAAGCCTTGGGCGTCGGTGAAGGTGCCAGCGTGCGCCTGGTGGCGGTTTAA
- a CDS encoding aspartate aminotransferase family protein has product MSVEHAAVERADFDQVMVPNYAPAAFIPVRGAGSRVWDQSGRELIDFAGGIAVNVLGHAHPALVAALTEQANKLWHVSNVFTNEPALRLAHKLVDATFAERVFFCNSGAEANEAAFKLARRVAHDRFGTEKYEIVAALNSFHGRTLFTVNVGGQSKYSDGFGPKITGITHVPYNDLAALKAAVSDKTCAVVLEPIQGEGGVLPAELSYLQGARELCDAHNALLVFDEVQTGMGRSGKLFAYQHYGVTPDILTSAKSLGGGFPIAAMLTTEDLAKHLVVGTHGTTYGGNPLACAVAEAVIDVINTPEVLNGVNAKHDKFKTRLEQIGEKYGLFTEVRGLGLLLGCVLSDAWKGKAKDIFNAAEREGLMILQAGPDVIRFAPSLVVEDADIDAGLDRFERAAAKLTQA; this is encoded by the coding sequence ATGTCCGTTGAGCACGCTGCGGTAGAACGCGCCGATTTCGACCAGGTAATGGTTCCCAACTACGCGCCAGCCGCTTTCATTCCTGTGCGTGGCGCCGGTTCCCGTGTTTGGGACCAGTCTGGCCGCGAGCTGATCGACTTCGCCGGCGGGATTGCCGTTAACGTATTGGGCCATGCGCATCCGGCGCTGGTCGCTGCATTGACCGAGCAGGCGAACAAGCTGTGGCACGTGTCCAACGTGTTCACCAACGAGCCGGCCTTGCGTCTGGCCCATAAGCTGGTCGACGCCACGTTTGCCGAGCGTGTGTTCTTCTGCAACTCTGGCGCCGAAGCCAACGAGGCCGCTTTCAAGCTGGCCCGTCGTGTGGCCCATGACCGTTTCGGTACCGAGAAGTATGAAATCGTTGCCGCGCTCAACAGCTTTCACGGCCGTACCCTGTTCACCGTGAACGTTGGTGGCCAGTCGAAGTACTCCGACGGCTTCGGTCCGAAGATCACTGGCATCACCCACGTGCCTTACAACGATCTGGCCGCGCTGAAAGCCGCTGTTTCCGACAAGACGTGCGCGGTGGTTCTGGAGCCGATCCAGGGCGAAGGCGGCGTATTGCCGGCCGAGCTGTCTTACCTGCAAGGTGCTCGTGAACTGTGCGACGCGCATAACGCGCTGCTGGTTTTCGACGAAGTCCAGACCGGCATGGGTCGCAGCGGCAAGCTGTTCGCCTATCAGCATTACGGCGTGACCCCGGACATCCTGACCAGCGCCAAGAGCCTGGGCGGTGGTTTCCCGATCGCAGCAATGCTGACCACCGAAGACCTGGCCAAACACCTGGTCGTCGGTACCCACGGCACCACGTATGGCGGTAACCCGCTGGCGTGCGCTGTTGCTGAAGCGGTGATCGATGTGATCAACACGCCAGAAGTGCTGAACGGCGTCAATGCCAAGCACGACAAGTTCAAGACCCGTCTTGAGCAGATCGGCGAGAAGTATGGCCTCTTCACTGAAGTCCGCGGTCTGGGCCTGCTGCTCGGTTGCGTACTGAGCGATGCCTGGAAAGGCAAGGCCAAGGACATCTTCAACGCCGCCGAGCGTGAAGGCCTGATGATTCTGCAAGCCGGCCCGGACGTGATTCGTTTCGCGCCAAGCCTGGTGGTTGAAGACGCCGATATCGATGCCGGCCTGGACCGTTTCGAACGCGCCGCGGCGAAGCTGACGCAAGCCTGA